A single window of Gossypium arboreum isolate Shixiya-1 chromosome 13, ASM2569848v2, whole genome shotgun sequence DNA harbors:
- the LOC108486575 gene encoding BTB/POZ domain-containing protein NPY2-like: MKFMKLGSKPDTFQSDGNNARYVASELATDITVTVGDVKFYLHKFPLLSKSAYLQKLVASGNEENNDEIQISDIPGGPVAFEICAKFCYGMTVTLNAYNVVAARFAAEYLGMHETIEKGNLIYKIDVFLNSSIFHCWKDSIIVLQTSKSMLPLSEELKVVGLCIDAIATKACIDVSKVDWSYTYNRRKVPEENGNDLNCNGFRNRPVPKDWWVEDLCELEIDLYKRVIMNIKTKGILSHEVIGEALKAYSYRRLPGFSKGVIRSGDVIKYRSTVDTIVWLLPAEKGSVSCSFLLKLLKAAIIVDLGEMAREQLVRRIGQQLEEASVNDLSIRAADGEDVVYDVDTVQKIVKEFLMQDQNAEFESEDNEVQEIRRPGILTDASKLMVAKLIDAYLAEIAKDPNLPLSKFVDLAEMVSCISRPSHDGLYRAIDMYLKEHPGISKSERKRICKLMDCKKLSVDACMHAVQNERLPLRVVVQVLFFEQVRATASSGSSTPDLPRGLKDLNIGSHGSSRSAATHPEEDWDAVATAEELKALKGEIAALRMSNSIGGSERNGGDSRNSVDKVAISKMKGLLKSKRIFSKIWSSKGAQGENSGSDSSESLGSANPEEAKSTPSRNRRHSVS, from the exons ATGAAGTTCATGAAGCTTGGATCGAAGCCAGATACGTTTCAGAGTGATGGGAACAATGCGAG GTATGTGGCAAGTGAGCTGGCAACTGACATCACTGTCACTGTAGGGGATGTTAAGTTTTATCTGCACAAG TTTCCTCTTCTGTCGAAAAGTGCATACTTACAAAAGTTGGTTGCAAGTGGTAATGAAGAAAACAATGATGAAATTCAGATTTCTGACATTCCCGGAGGCCCAGTTGCCTTTGAGATATGTGCCAAATTTTGTTACGGCATGACTGTCACCCTCAATGCTTACAATGTTGTCGCTGCTAGATTTGCAGCTGAGTACTTAGGAATGCATGAGACCATCGAAAAAGGGAACCTAATTTACAAGATCGATGTCTTCCTCAACTCCAGCATCTTCCATTGCTGGAAGGATTCGATCATTGTTCTTCAGACCTCGAAATCTATGTTACCATTATCCGAGGAATTGAAGGTGGTTGGTCTCTGCATCGATGCTATAGCTACCAAGGCTTGCATTGATGTTTCCAAGGTTGATTGGTCCTACACTTATAACCGGAGGAAGGTCCCAGAGGAAAATGGGAATGATCTGAACTGTAATGGTTTCAGAAACCGACCTGTGCCAAAGGACTGGTGGGTTGAGGATTTGTGTGAACTTGAAATTGATCTATATAAGCGTGTCATAATGAATATTAAAACCAAAGGAATACTATCTCATGAAGTGATTGGAGaagctttgaaagcttattcTTACAGAAGGTTGCCTGGTTTCAGTAAGGGCGTGATCCGTTCCGGGGATGTCATAAAGTATAGATCAACAGTTGATACTATTGTCTGGCTGTTGCCCGCTGAGAAAGGAAGTGTATCTTGTAGTTTCTTGCTGAAGTTATTGAAAGCAGCCATCATTGTTGACTTGGGAGAAATGGCCCGGGAGCAGCTCGTGAGGCGAATAGGGCAGCAACTTGAGGAGGCTTCCGTAAATGATCTTTCGATACGAGCTGCAGACGGGGAAGATGTAGTGTACGATGTTGATACGGTACAGAAAATAGTGAAAGAGTTTCTGATGCAGGATCAGAATGCTGAATTCGAGTCGGAAGACAACGAGGTCCAGGAAATACGAAGACCTGGAATCCTAACCGATGCTTCCAAGCTGATGGTGGCAAAATTGATCGATGCATATCTTGCTGAAATTGCAAAGGATCCCAACTTACCCTTGTCGAAGTTTGTAGACCTAGCTGAAATGGTGTCTTGCATCTCTCGGCCTTCTCACGATGGGCTTTACCGAGCCATTGACATGTACCTTAAG GAGCACCCAGGGATCAGCAAGAGTGAGAGGAAAAGAATATGCAAATTAATGGATTGCAAGAAACTATCAGTCGATGCATGTATGCACGCTGTGCAAAATGAGAGACTCCCATTGCGTGTCGTTGTGCAGGTTCTGTTTTTCGAGCAGGTAAGGGCTACTGCTTCATCAGGAAGTAGCACTCCTGACTTGCCTAGAGGCCTGAAGGATCTAAATATTGGATCTCATGGGAGCTCAAGGTCAGCAGCAACCCACCCGGAGGAAGATTGGGATGCAGTGGCCACAGCCGAGGAACTCAAGGCCCTGAAAGGCGAAATAGCTGCCTTGAGGATGAGCAACAGCATTGGGGGGAGTGAGAGAAACGGCGGAGATAGTAGGAACAGTGTCGACAAAGTTGCCATTAGTAAAATGAAAGGTTTATTGAAATCCAAGAGGATATTTTCAAAGATATGGTCAAGCAAAGGAGCCCAAGGTGAAAACAGCGGTTCGGATTCATCAGAGAGTCTCGGTTCTGCCAATCCCGAAGAAGCCAAATCAACACCATCCAGAAATAGAAGGCATTCGGTTTCTTAA
- the LOC108484081 gene encoding QWRF motif-containing protein 2-like — protein sequence MMVAALSRPPTPSRPTVEPQQETNSTHQKPPLKDNGSTVTRKPRGRQVSSRYLSPSPSSSSSTSSTSSAVKPMARFPSPLLSRSTNTMSTGNKAAARFHSPLVSRSTNASTTSSSLPKRSQSVDRRRPGSQLPPGNNNANGSTELSAATKMLITSTRSLSVSFQGESYSLPISKAKAQVGSTLIRKATPERRRATPVRDHGENSKPTDQQLWPARNRKGNSGPGSGSNPLSRSFDYSGERKDFGSGAVLAKSLQQSMMLDESSRRVSFDGSRLSLDLGSSELLKEANKLNPDSNSLIEASNELNASDTDSMSSGSTNSGTGRSGNLKGKNGPRNIVVSARFWQETNSRLRRLQDPCSPLSSSPGSRIGSPAKFSQPKRVSCDGAVASPIRGSIRPASPSKLWTSSASSPTPSRGLSPGRVRNAVGGKEMIGNAVNTPSILSFSVDIRRGKKGEDLIFDAHTLRLFYNGYLQWRFANARADATFIVQNLSAEKNLWNAWVTTSELRHSVTLKRVKLLLLKQKLKLTSILKRQIAHLEAWALLERDHSSSLLGATEALKASTLRLPIVGKATADIQNLKDAISSAVEMMQAMASSICSLSSKVEEMNSLVAELASLAAKETVLLEHCKDFLSALAAIQVKDCSLRSHIIQLNRVPTTNNLTTRV from the exons ATGATGGTGGCTGCATTGTCTCGTCCACCAACTCCTTCGCGCCCCACTGTTGAACCACAGCAAGAAACAAATAGTACCCATCAAAAGCCCCCTCTCAAAGACAATGGCTCCACTGTTACGAGAAAGCCCAGAGGACGACAAGTTTCTTCAAGGTATTTGTCTCCTTCTCCTTCATCGTCTTCTTCCACTTCTTCTACTTCATCGGCGGTCAAACCAATGGCGAGATTTCCTTCGCCTCTTTTATCTCGTTCCACTAATACTATGTCGACCGGGAACAAAGCAGCTGCGAGATTCCATTCCCCCCTTGTTTCTCGTTCAACGAATGCTAGTACGACGTCGTCTTCGCTTCCTAAACGGTCTCAATCCGTCGACCGGAGGCGGCCGGGGAGTCAATTGCCGCCAGGAAATAACAATGCTAATGGCTCCACGGAATTGTCAGCTGCTACCAAGATGTTGATTACTTCAACGCGAAGTTTGTCGGTTTCGTTTCAAGGCGAGTCCTATTCGCTTCCGATCAGTAAGGCTAAGGCTCAAGTGGGTTCTACTCTGATAAGGAAAGCAACACCCGAAAGGCGTAGAGCTACTCCGGTGAGAGATCACGGGGAGAACTCGAAACCTACGGATCAGCAACTCTGGCCGGCCAGAAACCGGAAAGGGAATTCCGGTCCGGGTTCGGGTTCAAACCCGTTGTCTAGGAGCTTTGATTATAGTGGTGAAAGGAAGGATTTTGGATCTGGGGCAGTGCTGGCTAAGTCACTGCAACAATCAATGATGCTTGATGAGAGTAGCAGAAGGGTTTCTTTTGATGGTAGTAGATTGAGTTTGGATTTGGGTAGCTCCGAGTTGTTAAAAGAAGCTAATAAGCTAAACCCAGATTCCAATTCTTTAATTGAGGCTTCTAATGAACTCAATGCAtctgatacagatagtatgtcaTCTGGGAGCACCAATTCTGGAACTGGAAGAAGTGGGAATTTGAAAGGGAAGAATGGACCCCGTAATATTGTTGTGTCTGCAAGGTTTTGGCAGGAAACTAATAGCCGGTTAAGGCGGTTGCAGGACCCATGTTCACCTTTGTCTTCGAGCCCGGGTTCTAGAATTGGTTCACCAGCTAAGTTTAGTCAACCAAAAAGGGTTTCTTGTGATGGTGCAGTGGCTTCTCCTATTAGGGGTAGTATAAGACCTGCTTCTCCTAGTAAGCTTTGGACATCTTCGGCTTCATCTCCTACTCCATCGAGGGGACTAAGTCCTGGTCGGGTTAGAAATGCAGTTGGTGGTAAAGAGATGATTGGTAATGCTGTTAATACCCCTTCAATTCTTAGCTTTTCCGTTGATATTCGGAGAGGAAAGAAGGGAGAGGATCTAATTTTCGATGCTCATACATTGAGGCTTTTTTATAACGGTTACTTGCAATGGAGATTTGCAAATGCAAGGGCAGATGCAACTTTCATAGTGCAAAATCTGAGCGCTGAG AAAAATCTGTGGAATGCATGGGTAACAACATCAGAACTGCGGCATTCTGTGACCCTCAAGAGAGTAAAGTTACTGCTGCTGAAGCAAAAGTTGAAATTGACTTCCATCCTGAAAAGACAA ATAGCTCATTTAGAAGCATGGGCCCTCTTGGAGAGAGACCACTCTAGCTCTTTGCTAGGAGCAACTGAAGCTTTGAAGGCTAGTACTCTTCGACTTCCAATTGTTGGAAAAGCAACA GCAGACATCCAAAATCTGAAGGATGCTATCAGTTCAGCAGTTGAGATGATGCAGGCAATGGCATCTTCAATATGCTCGCTGTCATCAAAG GTGGAGGAAATGAATTCTTTGGTGGCTGAACTTGCGAGCTTGGCTGCAAAGGAAACAGTTTTGCTTGAACATTGTAAGGATTTTTTATCCGCGTTAGCAGCCATTCAG GTTAAGGACTGTAGTTTGAGGTCACATATAATACAACTAAATCGTGTACCCACGACCAACAACCTGACCACACGTGTTTAG
- the LOC108484258 gene encoding QWRF motif-containing protein 2-like codes for MVAALSRPPTPSKPTVEEPQQETNSIHQKPPLKDNGSGVPRKPRGRQVSSRYLSSSPSSSSSTSSTSSAAKPTARFPSPLISRSTNTMSTGNKAAARFHSPLVSRSTNASTTSSSLPKRSQSVDRRRPGSQLPPGNNNANGSTELSAATKMLITSTRSLSVSFQGESYSLPISKAKAQVGSTLMRKATPERRRATPVRDHGENSKPADRQLWPGRTRQGNSGPGSGSNPLSRSFDYSGERKDFGSGAALAKSLQQSMMLDESSRRVSFDGGSRLSLDLGSSELLKEANKLNADSNSLIEASNELTASDTDSISSGSTNSGTGRSGNLKGKNGPRKIVVSARFWQETNSRFRRLQDPGSPLSSSPGSRIGSPAKFSQPRRVSCDGAMASPIRYSIRPASPSKLWTSSASTPTLSRGLSPGRVRNAVGGKEMIGNAVNTPSILSFSVDIRRGKKGEDRIVDAHTLRLFYNGYLQWRFANARADAAFIVQKLSAEKNLWNAWVTTSELRHSVTLKRIKLLLLRQKLKLTSILKRQIAHLEAWSLLERDHSSSLLGATEALKASTLRLPIVGKATADIQNLKDAISSAVEMMQAMASSICSLSSKVEEMNSLVAELASLAAKETVLLEHCKDFLSALAAIEVKDCSLRSHIIQLKCVPATNNLTTRV; via the exons ATGGTGGCTGCATTGTCTCGTCCACCAACTCCTTCAAAGCCCACTGTTGAAGAACCACAGCAAGAAACAAATAGTATCCATCAAAAGCCTCCTCTCAAAGACAATGGCTCCGGTGTTCCGAGAAAGCCCAGAGGACGACAAGTTTCTTCAAGGTATTTGTCTTCTTCTCCTTCATCGTCTTCTTCCACTTCTTCCACTTCTTCGGCGGCCAAACCAACGGCGAGATTTCCTTCTCCTCTTATATCTCGTTCCACTAATACTATGTCGACGGGGAACAAAGCAGCTGCGAGATTCCATTCCCCGCTTGTTTCTCGTTCAACGAATGCTAGTACGACGTCGTCTTCGCTTCCTAAACGGTCTCAATCCGTCGACCGGAGGCGGCCGGGAAGTCAATTGCCGCCAGGAAATAACAATGCTAATGGCTCCACGGAATTGTCAGCTGCTACCAAGATGTTGATTACTTCAACGCGAAGTTTGTCGGTTTCGTTTCAAGGCGAGTCCTATTCGCTTCCGATCAGTAAGGCTAAGGCTCAAGTGGGTTCTACTCTGATGAGGAAAGCAACACCCGAAAGGCGTAGAGCTACTCCGGTGAGAGATCACGGGGAGAACTCGAAGCCTGCTGATCGGCAACTCTGGCCGGGCAGAACCCGGCAAGGGAATTCGGGTCCAGGTTCGGGTTCAAATCCGTTGTCTAGGAGCTTTGATTATAGTGGTGAAAGGAAGGATTTTGGATCTGGGGCAGCGCTGGCTAAGTCATTGCAACAATCAATGATGCTTGATGAGAGTAGCAGAAGGGTTTCTTTTGATGGTGGTAGTAGATTGAGTTTAGATTTGGGTAGCTCCGAGTTGTTAAAAGAAGCTAATAAGCTAAACGCAGATTCCAATTCTTTAATTGAGGCTTCTAATGAACTCACTGCATCTGATACAGATAGTATATCATCTGGGAGCACCAATTCTGGAACTGGAAGAAGTGGGAATTTGAAAGGGAAGAATGGACCCCGTAAAATTGTTGTGTCTGCAAGGTTTTGGCAGGAAACTAATAGCAGGTTCAGGCGGTTGCAGGACCCGGGTTCACCTTTGTCTTCGAGCCCAGGGTCTAGAATTGGTTCACCAGCTAAGTTTAGTCAACCAAGAAGGGTTTCTTGTGACGGTGCAATGGCTTCTCCTATTAGGTATAGTATAAGACCTGCTTCTCCTAGTAAGCTTTGGACATCTTCGGCTTCGACTCCGACTCTGTCGAGGGGACTAAGTCCTGGTCGGGTTAGAAATGCAGTTGGTGGTAAAGAGATGATTGGTAATGCTGTTAATACCCCTTCGATTCTTAGCTTTTCTGTTGATATTCGGAGAGGGAAGAAGGGAGAGGATCGAATTGTTGATGCTCATACATTGAGGCTTTTTTATAACGGTTACTTGCAATGGAGATTTGCAAATGCAAGGGCGGATGCAGCTTTCATTGTACAAAAACTGAGTGCTGAG AAAAATCTGTGGAATGCGTGGGTAACAACATCGGAACTGCGGCATTCTGTGACCCTGAAGAGAATAAAGTTGCTACTGCTGAGGCAAAAGTTGAAATTAACTTCCATCTTGAAAAGACAA ATAGCTCATTTAGAAGCATGGTCCCTCCTCGAGAGAGACCACTCTAGCTCTTTGCTAGGAGCAACTGAAGCTTTAAAGGCTAGTACTCTTCGACTTCCAATTGTTGGAAAAGCAACA GCAGATATCCAAAATCTGAAGGATGCAATCAGTTCAGCAGTTGAGATGATGCAGGCAATGGCATCTTCAATATGCTCACTGTCATCAAAG GTGGAGGAAATGAATTCTTTGGTAGCAGAACTTGCGAGCTTGGCTGCAAAGGAAACTGTTTTGCTTGAACATTGTAAGGATTTTTTGTCTGCATTAGCAGCCATTGAG GTTAAGGACTGTAGCTTGAGGTCACATATAATACAACTAAAGTGTGTACCTGCGACCAACAACCTGACCACACGTGTGTAG